A window of Phaseolus vulgaris cultivar G19833 chromosome 4, P. vulgaris v2.0, whole genome shotgun sequence genomic DNA:
TAAAGCACGTGGAAAATGTTTACTTCACGTATTAGTACCTTTTTCAATAGACTAATTGATCTCATGAGTGAAAAGGAAATTGCACTTTGCTTGAATAATACCATATACACACATATTGTTGCTAACTTTTTCTGTCATTTCTATGAATAAGTAGGTGTATGTATGTAGgtggaaacaaacacaaaaggGTCAACAACTATCAGTGACACTATAACAAAAGCAACAGGTAATGATTTACATCTGCTTTGCAGGATAAAACTATGTAACAGTATAACAAGATGTTGCTATAATGAAGTTTCCAAATCTCTTGTATGTTCATACTCCTGACCAGAATCGTTAGATTTAGATGATTGGCAATTGAAGGATTTTAAACTTAGTATCCGAGGAAAAGCACTTTTTGATCTGATTATTTTGGAAGCACCATGCTTCTCAGCAAGCTCATCAGATAGTGTATTTAAGATGACATCAAAGCGCCTCTTGTAGGTAGGGAACCTTGTGATGAATTTGGTGATCCCTTGAAGTCTTTGTGAAAGATATATGAAGAAAAAATGAAGGGGAAAATCCTTAGTGGAAAATTAGTGCAAAAGTTATTTGAAACAACTAAATTGATTTGGTTTGTTATGTACCTTCTTGCCAATGCATGAAGTTCAGCACGTTTACGGTCAGATTCTGGGGCTCTGCCGCCAATAAATGATTTTTCTATCCTGGTGGGATCACCATTGAAGAGGACTAATTTTTCGAAGTAATCCTCTTCTGACACACTAAGATCTTCAGCTTTGATTTGTTCTTTAATGACCAAAAGGGGATTAAGGAACCATTCAAAAAATTGTTCCTTTGGTTTGTTTGATGTAGTTAGTTCAGTATCCTCATCTACATGGAGAAAGTGTAAGCCAAATTATTTCTTGAAGATGATTGAAAGCAATTGATCAATAAAATCAGAAGTAAGAGGGTGCTAACTTTATACTTGAGTTTAATAAACATGCACTACTAGTGGAAGTAAACATTTTTACATGTTAACCTATCAGAAATCATCTTTGGTATAAGTTTTAAGATAATCATTATAAAAGTGTCTGTGTATATACTGTTTATTCTATAAAAACAGGGGAGGAAAGAAGGAACAGATTACTAGTAGTGCAACAGTGATCCCTTACTTATCAATATACCAGAAGAGTTGTGTTTTACAGAACGGAAAAGTGCTTGGAGAAGGCAATAAGCTGGCAAACCAATTGTAATGACTCTACCCCTTTTACCAAACTTTGCTTCTTGTATGTCTTCATGTGTTATTAGCCCTTTAGAAATCAGTGATTCTCCAAGATGATGGCATTCCTTGAACAAGCCATCCAACAGCTACACAACTCGTTCAAAGTATTTATTTAGTACAGCCCCAAAAGTTAGATGCATAACATGAACACAAAAAGTCATATTTGAGACCTCGAAATCAAGGAATACCTCCAATGGTTTGAACTCGGGTATATTATTTTTCAGTGATATTGCACGAGAGAGTGTCTTTGTTAAGGAGTTCGTTTTTGTGAGGGAAGTTGAATGGGGAAGTGTCCTTAATGATGGTCTCGAATCAGGCTCTTTTCGATATTGTGGCCTATCAAACACAATCAAGAGCATTAACTACAACTCACATCAGCACGTATTAGAAAGCATAGCAGAATGAGACCTTGGGAAGAAGGATCCTTCTTTCATGTCAAGAATATCATTGCTGTATTCATCATAAAGGGACACAACTGCAACAATGTACCTCAGGCCATACAAAAAAGAAGACTCCTGCaatttaaagagaaaaataagtATTTAGTGCCCGAGGGAAACACATGCATCATTAATAGTTTCAAAAAGGTTTGGTTCTTATTGTTGCTTATTCTTTCAAGCAGCTTGAAAGGCATTCTTGAAGCAGCTTCTGGCCAGGGATTAGATGAACTCAACTGTACAATTTTCTAGCATGGCTCATTAGTTCTTTAATACCATGAATGAGGTATTCATCAGTGCATAGATAGCATATTTAAGCATTCGGGCATTGAAAAAATTACAAGGTAGCCTATTTAAAATACAGATTTCTCATGGTTGGCAGAGGATGTGGCCATATGAGCATAcaagaaatattttttgttcTAATCCCAAATTTTTCCTACCCTTTATCTCTTAGAATTTCAACTTAGATACTCAATCCTGCAAAATTAGATTGTAAGTTGAGGACAGTCAAAATCTTAAAACAACTACATTAGAAATGTATTAGTACATGTTGGATTTTGACAAACTCTACAAATGAACATTAGAAACAGACAAATACTTACTGGATTTAAGATAAACTTTAATAccattttagattatatattatACCTAACTAATCTTACAATATTAACCTATAAGATGCAGAGTATCTAAGCCTGACAAGGACAATTTTAACACCACTCGGTGTGTGTGGATTAATTCAAGATTAATTAGTGTTCTCAAGTTCAAATTTTAAGTATGCAACTTGATTAAGGCTAACTTAAGCATAATATGCTACAGTAAATTAGTAACAGTAGCCTCAATAGATACTTAAAACTTGTATGAGGATTGACCTGATAAGTAACAAGACCTGCATAGGCCCCAAGAAGGAAACTAGCTAACACAGATGCCAGAACCGCCCCAACAACAGCCAGAGGCCACAGAACGATAGCAAGGCCTGCAAAGGGCACACATATTGTCTCCAAGAAAGGGCCTTCACGACCTATAAGATCATGTAAAAGACGATTCCACCCTTTAAAAAGCATGTAAGGACCTTTACATATAGCAACAATAGATATAACTGGCGTGTCAACTATGATCCCAATAACTGCAGTCACAGTAGCTCCAGGAAGATGTTGCATCCTGCATCAAAATATGGAGCTCCATGAGCCATGTGTTTATCAATCTAGAAGACCTTTTATGGCCACAATTTTGTTGAATCATTGGTTAAATCTAGCATGAACCAAACAGACAattataaacaaacaaaaaaagcacaaaaaagAATTTAGTCTCAAATTCTTAGCCAAAATTTAGGCAGTACAGTTAACAAGGAATCATTCTGGTCACTCTACACATCAGATTTTACTTGTTAATTGGAACTATTTATCCCATGAGAAGATTTATAATTCAAGATGCTACCTGTTAATAATACCTTCTGTTAATATCTTGACATGCAAATAATGCTTGAGTAAAATCATCATTTACAACATACTAAAAGTATGCAAAGCATAATAAAGACCTCGTTACCATAAACCAAAGATTTGTATGCAGCTACAACAATTTCCAAGGCATGCTTTCATTAGAGACATAATGGTAAAACAAAAAGTCAAACTCAGAATATAATGACAAAACCTGATGTCAAAATAGTTCCCATCTGGATCCTTCGGCTGCAAGAGGTCATCCATAACCGAAAAATAAGTATCATAGCATTCATTTTTCACATCCTGGACAATATCAAAGGTCTTTGTAATAGTGGTCCATGTTCCATCCTGAAGATGCAATATGAAATTGTGTATTGAGTAGCAACAGAAGGACAAAATTACCAAGGATTTTAGTAACCTCAAAAAAGAAACATACAATAAAACAGTGGACAAGTTTGTACTCTTTTCCTCCCTCTACAGCTTCAAAAGTAGCAAATATTGGTGCAAAAAATCCATAGGCTGCTCCACCTATAACACTTCCAACAATGCCAACCAATGGCCATAAAATCAACACCAAGGGTAGTAGACACGTGCATGCAACAAACTTCAGTGCAGGTCCTAATTTTTCAGATCTGTGAGTtaaggaaatcaatacaagaaaCAATAACAAATCTAAAGCAATGAGAAAATCAAACTTAAGAGACTGGAAGCCAAGGTAAGCACCTAACTACACAGTAATATGTCCAGATACAATGTATCGGCCAAAGACCATATATGATAGCTGAGTTGCCAATTGTCATTATTAAGCATATCAATGGGCAGAAAATGACACCTGAAGTCATAGTACAGATTGAGAGTGAGTGAGCTTGATAAACATAATCCTTAAGCAGAAACTTCACTTATATATCTTCTACCATAGTAAGAACAACAGATAGGTAATGATCAAAGAAAAGGGAGAGAgaacaaaacaactaaaaataaaCTGCTAAATTCCTTGTCATagttgaaattttgaaatacCACGTACTTGTTTCTGTCATGTCAtctaaatagtttttttttttttaatttccaataACATAAAATTTGTTGTGTTAAATGAACAGAACTGCAAGATTGATCATCaacattgaatttaattgttttcCCTTGTTAATATCACACAATCATGGAAACATCATTCGATGTGTATTTGTCACCAGCTAAATAAAATGAGTAAATCTCCGACAAATATGCTTTAAAATGGAACACATGCTAGATTATCTGCCAATCTTCAAATGTTCTCTTCATCATTGTCAAAGGAGAAAAGGTTTGCATAGGCAGTTTGAAAACTGATCATCAAGAAATTCCATCTCTTTAAGTTCAACATgtatttctcaatcaaagcaTATAAAAAAATCAGCTCATCTAACTcagaaaaatggaaaaataatCATGGACATTCACCTTTGATGTTGCCAAGAAGCCAAAGACCGATGAAGAAAGGCAGAAAGCAAACAAAGTTCCATAATGAAGCCCAAAATCCTATTGGAGGTTCCATTGCTCAGCCTCCTCAAGTACAAAAGATCCAAACTTGAACAACTTCAAAGATGATGATGATTGAAAACTACACACCCAGATgcaaaaaacttgttttctatGATCACAACTAGCTATCTCAACACCAAAAGCCAAATCACTCTTCATTCTCTGAATTTCCATAGATGCAGAAAACCAGCAGGTGGGTCAGTCTTAAGCCCCATTTTCTCCCCTATTTTAGAACCTTGTGTTGTAGCCTAAATATTTGAAAAGGGTACAATGAGATTGTGTTCATATTTTGTTTTGAGAATGGTGAGAATCATGACAGTTAAGCCTGAAATGAGAAATAGTTATGAATAGAGTTAGTTTTTGTTATGAACAAGAATCCATCACATGATGTTTTGCCAAATTCTCATTCATTTTGTTTCTAATCACACTCCTTTATTCTGAGCATCTCATATTcctttgtgctcaactttggcCTAAAGCAAAGCAAAGAGTGTGCGTTCTGGTGACTTGTGATGTGCGATTTGCTTTGATTTGAGAAAGGAAAAGTAAGTAAGAAACCACTTTGAATGTGATACAACAGAACACAGTTCCTCATGAACCGAATATATACGCAGTAATTCGTACAGTGAATTCGAGTGCAACATAATAATTTATGTTCATATGCTTCatcattaaagaaaatattataaacagattttgtattaatttataataattttgtatttggaAGATGtgtaaacaaattatatttggCGAGAATCATGTTTATCCCTGTTATTTCTTTGCATGGGAAGATTCATGCCTTCTAATGCTTCTCAATACAATTTTCTtggttcaaaattattttactatttttattttgtattaataattataaaaacagtgttttttttcaattataatgaGTTTAATAACTATAAATTGTCATTGTAAATAATTTCCAATTAATTTTATCCTTTccaaatattaaacatatttatatttataactcaaaattaaaatatgtaatCAAACTAACACAACTTCACCATCTACAACATTAACGTGTGGTACTTTGCAATTGGAAGATTCTATAAAAGTATTTCCACTTTCGGCTATGAGcctatttgtttaaaaaaaagtatgataatagcattttattatttttactataatttttttatgataacataagtttttataataatttttcaggAGCAAACGCTCTTACTCCTTAATTCTTAATTAAGGAgtttatttttctatatataaaagcataatatcttttaaaagtaaaaatcaaAAAGAATTTATAcatgtttattttcttaatttattaaagtatttattttaaaaagcaaAAGTGTAACGAAGAcacacaattttaaaacaaaataagatatatttttCCTCCTTAATCTACaagatgttttttaaaaataaattcataccaaaaaacatatcaaaaccaACATTAAAATCAGcggataaaaatattatatacgaATACTCTTATTTCTTAATATTCAGTTGAgggatttatttttatataccTAAAAGTTTTACTTTTAGGAATAATGATGAAGATGCTTTTAAAAGGTAAAATAGTGACAAAATAAAATACTTAATTCCGAAATGGAtagttatttaaattctaaatttggtagaaaacttggataattaattagaaactatttaacaataataaaaactaatttagaaatcaaaagtttttttagtttttaaaatggtttctaatttaattactatagtaattaattattttttatctctaaaatttatttttattttatgattttcttgtagtgtaagtaagagattaattttaattttttatgattttgaaatgaaaaaaatccaaaaaactTGTATTGAATAGTATATTCTTATACTATTTCTCTTGGGAAATATTCTAATATGAATTGTACCTAAGTGTGGCTTTATGCTTTATTTAAAACATAGGGCAAATCCAGGTGGCATTGTTGGCTTAGAAATTAAAGTTAAGGTGGTGCCTAATTGTGAAAAGATTGAaggttttatttcatttttttttattttatttatgagaaGTGCGATTGTGATATATGTGGTATATATATTATCCAAATAAGTGTCAAGGAATCATAAGGAATCATTATTCATATTAGATAAGTAAAGGGTCCATTTTCATGCTAAAAGgaagagaaataaataaataaaagtaagagATCCTCTTGTAGATTGATAAAGAATTATTGGGCATGTTGATTGTAAGATGAGACACTTGGTAtgctttatatttatttatttgctcTAATGTTTTGTGAAACTTTGAAAACTTTACCAAAAAGATTTTGtaagtaatatttaaaaaaaaaataggataaTTTAGtaagtaatatttaaaaaataattaaaacataaattccAAAATAaactacaaaaaataataacttattCTAATTACCCTAACTATCTTGTTTATCCTAATTACAAAATGACTTTATCATTAGTTGAAAAAATGTttcattttgataattttgatagtcttatatataatttttcattttgataaTATGTTCCTAATATTATTATCTCTCTAAATATAATATTCTTTCTTATTAAGATACATTTTGTACTAGTTTGTCAATactatagttaaataaaattaatttaccttcaagttaaaagtaataattgaaaaaaaaattatacaaaaccAAATCTACAAATTACTTTATACCTAACTTAATCAAGTTAGTTTGAATTATAAAAACTTCAAAAGCTTAACATTTTAGTTGGATAGAGAACTTTCATTTTTTAGGACATTCCTAGGAACATCAATGGCCAAGTGTTGTCCCTTAAAAGTCATTATCAAATATTCAACACACTCACGTCTCTAGTGCTAACAAACATTACAAGCACCAcccaaaaagattaaaaaagtatataccaaaagtgtgtgtgtgagtgtagtgaagaaaaaaataaaacagaaaagaacCTAATAATAAAGGGAGGACACTCCACATAGATTTAATTGTTCACATTGTAAGTATAATTAAACTACAAGTTCttatataattaaactttttttattaaaatataacttaataTAATGTATGGTGTCTAATATGTTTAATTACcttattttcatataataaataaaattacataaaataaaaaattatatatatatatatttatttatttattaaaatgataagATAGATAGTGTAATgaaaatacaaacaaataaaTACAATACCTATGTTGAAAATCTcacgtcgactagagattaagacaaTTCATGTataaattacaagaaaatcataaaatagaaaccaatttgtagagaccaaaataattagttgcaatagtaactaaattagataccattttagaaactaaaaaaaaatggtttctaaattagtttatattattgttaaatagtttctaaattggtatctaattagcaaccaaagttttaactaccaattatttagtttttctaaatttggtagcaaaaatcttggttgctaattagataccaatttagaaactatttaacaatagtataaactaatttagaaaccaattttttttagtttttaaaatggtctctaatttaattactattgtaactaattattttggtatctaaaaattgatttctatttcattattttcttgtagtgatataagtgagtgcaaatctcACCTCATGAGTCTTTTTTATGGgtttgagttaggcttaaagtccatctcagatcctacatcgactagagatgaagaCAATTCATTATATGTATAAGTGAGttcaaacctcacctcatgagccgattttatgaggttgaattagacttaaagtccactttgtaataacCTATGTTTTTGATAATATATAAAGTTTTATTAAGTCTTATAATaagaaattattaatttgaattaATGTTATTTGAGTTGGCcttttacatatatattttacGACATATAACTAATCATTtggtgattattttttttatcaataatgtaattataaaaatatatttttactacTTTTTATTCacaaaaatgaatataaaagatcataaaaacaagaaaataatacAGGTAAGAGAGATAGATGTAAGAAAATCATATGTCTTTTACACTCCTTTAAATGGACTTCCACATAATCATTCATTTTCGACTCATAATGGAAACACTTTTTGTTAGAACCATGCACACAAAATCAACAAAGAATCACTTTTCCATTAGCAAGATAATATCTATAAAATCATAGTTCAGTTCTTTAcgtaatttaacataaaaattaaaattatataattttcagTACACTCAACAGATACACATAGTTTATAACaaatttaagaataatttaaatatatttttttattcatttacttttttaaaataaaattatgataaaatatcGAGTTTCGGATCCTAATACTCAATAATTCCTTCATATAATATTCTTCATTACGCAATGTTTTTGGCCTCATGTTATACTTTCATGCTTTAATATGGAAAAGGCCTAGAACTTAATCATTCTCAttcatatgtttttctttttcttttctttttttggcATATGCATGTAGTGATTTTACTTTCTAATATtgtatcattattattattttttaaattagatgtGGATTCACTTGTTTTCA
This region includes:
- the LOC137837160 gene encoding uncharacterized membrane protein At3g27390-like isoform X1, coding for MEPPIGFWASLWNFVCFLPFFIGLWLLGNIKGVIFCPLICLIMTIGNSAIIYGLWPIHCIWTYYCVVRSEKLGPALKFVACTCLLPLVLILWPLVGIVGSVIGGAAYGFFAPIFATFEAVEGGKEYKLVHCFIDGTWTTITKTFDIVQDVKNECYDTYFSVMDDLLQPKDPDGNYFDIRMQHLPGATVTAVIGIIVDTPVISIVAICKGPYMLFKGWNRLLHDLIGREGPFLETICVPFAGLAIVLWPLAVVGAVLASVLASFLLGAYAGLVTYQESSFLYGLRYIVAVVSLYDEYSNDILDMKEGSFFPRPQYRKEPDSRPSLRTLPHSTSLTKTNSLTKTLSRAISLKNNIPEFKPLELLDGLFKECHHLGESLISKGLITHEDIQEAKFGKRGRVITIGLPAYCLLQALFRSVKHNSSGILINEDTELTTSNKPKEQFFEWFLNPLLVIKEQIKAEDLSVSEEDYFEKLVLFNGDPTRIEKSFIGGRAPESDRKRAELHALARRLQGITKFITRFPTYKRRFDVILNTLSDELAEKHGASKIIRSKSAFPRILSLKSFNCQSSKSNDSGQEYEHTRDLETSL
- the LOC137837160 gene encoding uncharacterized membrane protein At3g27390-like isoform X2: MELCLLSAFLHRSLASWQHQRSEKLGPALKFVACTCLLPLVLILWPLVGIVGSVIGGAAYGFFAPIFATFEAVEGGKEYKLVHCFIDGTWTTITKTFDIVQDVKNECYDTYFSVMDDLLQPKDPDGNYFDIRMQHLPGATVTAVIGIIVDTPVISIVAICKGPYMLFKGWNRLLHDLIGREGPFLETICVPFAGLAIVLWPLAVVGAVLASVLASFLLGAYAGLVTYQESSFLYGLRYIVAVVSLYDEYSNDILDMKEGSFFPRPQYRKEPDSRPSLRTLPHSTSLTKTNSLTKTLSRAISLKNNIPEFKPLELLDGLFKECHHLGESLISKGLITHEDIQEAKFGKRGRVITIGLPAYCLLQALFRSVKHNSSGILINEDTELTTSNKPKEQFFEWFLNPLLVIKEQIKAEDLSVSEEDYFEKLVLFNGDPTRIEKSFIGGRAPESDRKRAELHALARRLQGITKFITRFPTYKRRFDVILNTLSDELAEKHGASKIIRSKSAFPRILSLKSFNCQSSKSNDSGQEYEHTRDLETSL